In one Shewanella loihica PV-4 genomic region, the following are encoded:
- a CDS encoding ABC transporter permease — protein MSSLVVNSQAGGVKALLRATRLTLRVFAAHYKKAPLQAGAILIGIVLAVTLLTGVRATNESAIDSYGQASELLSGQASNLVTPLPGKALSDSLYFDLRTQGFHHSLAVLQGSALDSAQHRWQVTGSDLIAALSAITPSNSDRPQTVEPSDSKIPMSGPLPLAAMLAGEPIVVMSEANAKRLQEPWLSLNDMRLKVMAVDESYQLGDRLLMDISLAQQLLGKPGELSYIALFDPPGEHQQQLLTSLLTGRGELVESDNGEAMKALTNSFHLNLTAMSLLAFIVGLFIAYNGVRYSLLKRKRLIIQLQQQGVRRAAIMFALGLELTLLVLLGSLIGFILGLQLSFWLQPMVSVTLEQLYGANILPGSWRWQWLAQASLLTLIAALLACGSLLRELLNQPLAQSSGQLSQQRSSQLAQNRLMLLACLLGIMTLILMPLSQDYRFTMTLLGLVVIAIPLALPYLLRQLIGLLQKISPKGLIGYQISETRELLAPLSLAMMAMLLALTANIAMNSLVGSFEITLKQWLDARLHAQLYLRPPASQMAEVEKMLSQAPEVTGLYKQWLLKSHYQQTPIFLLTRDPYSIEHTTIIKQAKPDLWRDFFSADPETKPLALISEPFAIKQGKQLGDKIRIAALGETELTIGAIYYDYGNPYGEVIIPPSLWRRANLGETPLSLALTLSTDVTRFSQQIQTRFQLPDALVYSQEKIKAQAITMFKRTFSITQVLNSLTLMVAAIGLFSACYMLTQARLAPIARLYALGVNRRQLVWLVVGQMLLMVLLTCLVALPTGALLGYLLIHKVTLQAFGWTIAMVWDWLAYLELVGLALLASTLALAFPLYQQTRRPLVSSLQREVI, from the coding sequence CGGCATAGTGCTGGCGGTCACCCTGCTGACCGGCGTCAGGGCCACCAACGAGAGCGCCATCGACAGCTATGGCCAGGCCAGCGAGCTGCTGAGTGGCCAGGCCAGCAATCTTGTCACCCCGTTGCCGGGTAAGGCACTCTCTGATTCCCTCTATTTTGACTTGCGAACCCAGGGGTTCCACCACAGCCTGGCGGTGCTTCAAGGCTCGGCCCTGGATAGCGCCCAGCACCGCTGGCAAGTCACCGGCAGCGATCTTATCGCCGCCCTCTCTGCTATAACGCCAAGTAATAGCGACAGGCCGCAAACAGTCGAGCCATCAGATAGCAAGATCCCCATGAGCGGCCCCCTACCCTTGGCGGCCATGCTGGCGGGCGAGCCAATTGTGGTGATGAGTGAGGCCAACGCAAAACGACTGCAAGAGCCCTGGCTCAGCCTCAACGACATGCGTCTGAAGGTGATGGCGGTCGATGAGAGTTACCAGCTAGGCGATCGCCTACTGATGGATATCTCCCTGGCCCAGCAGCTACTGGGCAAGCCGGGCGAGCTCAGCTACATCGCCCTGTTTGACCCGCCCGGCGAGCATCAACAGCAGCTTCTTACATCCTTACTCACCGGCCGGGGCGAGCTGGTAGAGAGCGATAACGGCGAGGCGATGAAGGCCCTCACCAACAGCTTTCATCTCAACCTCACCGCCATGAGCCTGCTGGCCTTTATCGTCGGCCTGTTTATCGCCTATAACGGCGTGCGCTACAGCCTGCTCAAACGTAAGCGGCTGATCATCCAGCTGCAGCAACAGGGCGTGCGCCGCGCCGCCATCATGTTCGCGCTGGGGCTGGAGCTCACCCTGCTGGTGCTGTTGGGCTCACTCATCGGCTTCATCCTCGGGCTACAGCTGAGCTTTTGGTTGCAGCCTATGGTGTCTGTCACCCTGGAGCAGCTCTATGGCGCTAACATACTGCCGGGAAGCTGGCGCTGGCAATGGCTAGCCCAGGCTAGCCTGCTGACCCTGATCGCCGCCCTGCTGGCCTGCGGATCCCTGTTGAGGGAGCTGCTCAATCAGCCCCTCGCCCAGAGCAGCGGCCAGCTCAGTCAGCAGCGCAGCAGCCAGCTGGCGCAGAATCGCCTCATGCTATTGGCCTGCCTGCTGGGCATCATGACCCTTATCCTGATGCCGCTCAGCCAAGACTATCGATTCACCATGACGCTGCTGGGTCTGGTGGTGATCGCCATCCCTCTGGCCCTGCCCTATCTGCTCAGGCAGCTCATCGGCCTGCTACAGAAAATCAGCCCCAAGGGGCTTATCGGCTATCAGATCAGCGAGACCCGTGAGCTGCTGGCGCCGCTGTCGCTCGCCATGATGGCTATGCTGCTGGCGCTTACCGCCAATATCGCCATGAACAGCCTGGTGGGGAGCTTCGAGATCACCCTCAAGCAGTGGCTGGATGCCAGGCTGCATGCACAGCTCTACCTGCGCCCACCCGCCAGCCAGATGGCCGAGGTGGAGAAGATGCTGAGCCAGGCCCCCGAGGTGACCGGCCTCTACAAGCAATGGCTGCTCAAGAGTCACTACCAACAGACGCCCATCTTCCTGCTGACCCGGGATCCCTACTCCATCGAGCACACCACCATCATCAAGCAGGCGAAGCCGGATCTGTGGCGAGATTTTTTCTCGGCCGATCCCGAGACTAAGCCACTCGCCCTGATCAGCGAGCCCTTCGCCATCAAGCAGGGTAAGCAGCTGGGGGATAAGATACGTATTGCGGCCCTGGGCGAGACCGAACTCACCATAGGTGCCATCTATTATGACTACGGAAATCCCTACGGCGAGGTGATCATCCCGCCATCTCTGTGGCGCAGGGCTAATCTTGGCGAGACGCCCTTGAGTCTGGCCCTCACCCTGAGCACTGACGTGACCCGGTTTAGCCAGCAGATCCAGACGCGCTTCCAACTGCCAGACGCGCTGGTCTACAGCCAGGAGAAGATCAAGGCCCAGGCCATCACCATGTTCAAGCGCACCTTCTCCATCACCCAGGTGCTTAACAGCCTGACCCTGATGGTGGCCGCCATCGGCCTGTTCAGCGCCTGTTATATGTTGACCCAGGCGCGCCTGGCGCCTATCGCGCGCCTCTACGCCCTGGGGGTCAATCGTCGTCAGCTGGTGTGGCTGGTAGTTGGCCAGATGCTGCTCATGGTGCTACTCACCTGTCTGGTTGCCCTGCCGACGGGCGCCCTGCTGGGGTACCTGCTGATCCATAAGGTGACCCTGCAGGCCTTCGGCTGGACCATCGCCATGGTGTGGGACTGGCTCGCCTACCTCGAGCTGGTAGGGCTGGCGCTGCTGGCCAGCACGCTGGCACTCGCCTTCCCCCTCTATCAACAAACCAGACGCCCCCTGGTGTCGAGCCTGCAACGGGAGGTCATATGA
- a CDS encoding lipocalin-like domain-containing protein — protein sequence MLTTLLLPSLMLLGCDAPKPESKGMGDLMGSGEGTDTDAEQSGYTKVIPGKPLSFPKDHLAHDDFRQEWWYLTANLTTDTGEPLGLQWTQFRIALSPSALESPESPGTKESPTSETPKPEKLKPEKPKPEKLKPETSWATKQLYMAHSAVTTSEIHKASERWSRAHPKLAGTKASPLSIALDDWRWQSEGDDLFPATLTVNSDDFSYQLTLSSRAPYQRQGDEGYSIKSADGEVASYYYSQPFIAITGSVTLNGKVHSVSGQGWLDREWSSQFLTRQQQGWDWFALRLDDASTLMLFQLRSQPLSSQDRPFFSARRMFADGSGRNIASSGIRMKATEWQKIDGANYPIAWQIAIPGEQLNLNISPLNPDSLMPLSVRYWEGPIQVSGSHRGQGYMELTGY from the coding sequence ATGCTAACGACCCTCTTGCTACCTAGCCTTATGCTACTGGGCTGCGACGCGCCCAAACCGGAGTCGAAAGGCATGGGGGATCTCATGGGCTCAGGAGAAGGAACAGACACAGACGCAGAGCAAAGCGGCTACACCAAGGTGATCCCGGGGAAACCACTTAGCTTTCCTAAAGATCATCTGGCCCACGACGACTTCCGGCAGGAGTGGTGGTATCTCACCGCCAACCTCACCACAGACACGGGCGAACCGCTTGGGCTGCAATGGACCCAATTTCGCATCGCACTCTCTCCTAGTGCACTCGAGTCACCAGAGTCTCCTGGCACAAAAGAGTCGCCGACTTCAGAAACGCCAAAACCAGAGAAACTAAAGCCAGAGAAACCAAAGCCAGAGAAACTAAAGCCAGAAACATCTTGGGCAACCAAGCAGCTCTACATGGCCCACAGCGCGGTCACCACCAGCGAGATCCATAAGGCAAGCGAGCGCTGGTCCAGGGCCCATCCCAAGCTGGCGGGGACAAAAGCCTCACCGCTCAGCATAGCCCTGGATGACTGGCGCTGGCAGAGCGAAGGAGACGATCTGTTTCCGGCGACACTAACGGTTAACAGCGACGACTTTAGCTATCAGTTAACGCTGAGTAGCCGCGCGCCGTATCAGCGACAGGGGGATGAGGGCTACAGCATCAAGAGCGCGGATGGCGAGGTGGCCTCCTACTACTACAGTCAGCCCTTCATCGCGATCACCGGCAGTGTCACCCTAAATGGCAAGGTTCACAGCGTCAGCGGGCAGGGTTGGCTGGACAGGGAGTGGAGCTCGCAGTTTCTCACCCGTCAGCAGCAGGGCTGGGACTGGTTCGCCCTGCGCCTCGACGATGCCTCTACTCTGATGCTGTTTCAGCTCAGATCACAGCCGCTCAGTTCCCAAGACAGGCCCTTTTTCAGTGCACGGCGCATGTTCGCCGACGGCAGCGGCCGCAACATAGCGAGCAGTGGCATCAGGATGAAAGCGACTGAGTGGCAGAAGATAGACGGGGCCAACTACCCCATCGCCTGGCAGATAGCCATTCCCGGCGAGCAGTTGAACCTCAACATCTCGCCCCTCAATCCAGACAGCCTGATGCCGCTGAGCGTGCGTTACTGGGAGGGCCCAATACAGGTAAGTGGCTCCCATCGAGGCCAAGGCTATATGGAGCTGACCGGCTACTAG
- a CDS encoding cytochrome b/b6 domain-containing protein: MTQENMREIPVWDLFIRLFHWSLVLLFTLTYLTEGEDEWMLVHSYGGYIILGILALRIIWGLVGTRYARFSSFVRPPAQAMEYLKQLFAGRAKDYLGHNPAGGLMIVALIVCVSLTALTGMALYATTGHGPLAATFVATWPDGALEEVHEFFANFSLTLIVVHIAGVIVGSLAHRENLVRAMWTGKKRRPLP; this comes from the coding sequence ATGACACAGGAAAATATGCGGGAGATCCCCGTATGGGATCTGTTTATTCGTCTGTTTCACTGGTCCTTGGTGCTGCTGTTTACCCTGACTTATCTCACCGAGGGTGAGGATGAATGGATGCTGGTGCACAGCTACGGCGGCTATATCATCTTAGGTATATTGGCGCTACGTATTATCTGGGGGCTGGTGGGAACTCGATATGCCAGATTCAGCAGTTTTGTCAGACCTCCGGCCCAGGCGATGGAGTATCTTAAGCAGCTCTTCGCCGGCAGGGCTAAAGACTATCTGGGACATAATCCTGCCGGCGGCCTGATGATAGTGGCGCTGATCGTCTGCGTCTCGCTGACGGCGCTGACCGGCATGGCGCTCTACGCCACCACAGGCCATGGCCCGTTGGCCGCCACCTTTGTGGCCACCTGGCCCGATGGGGCGCTGGAGGAGGTGCATGAGTTTTTCGCCAACTTTAGCCTGACGCTGATTGTGGTGCATATCGCCGGGGTGATTGTCGGCAGCCTGGCCCACAGGGAGAATCTGGTGCGGGCCATGTGGACCGGCAAGAAGCGCAGGCCGCTGCCTTAG
- a CDS encoding chaperone NapD produces the protein MTQEYHVTSLVVHAAPGQVAKVTEDINALAGADIHAVTDEGKFIITLEGATQGAILDNVEAINALSGVLSSSLVYHQVEPIEEKSEETP, from the coding sequence ATGACACAGGAATATCATGTGACCAGCCTGGTGGTACACGCCGCCCCCGGCCAGGTCGCAAAAGTTACAGAGGATATCAACGCCCTTGCGGGTGCCGATATTCACGCCGTCACCGACGAGGGTAAGTTCATCATTACCCTGGAGGGGGCCACCCAAGGTGCGATCCTCGATAACGTCGAAGCCATCAACGCCCTTAGCGGGGTGTTATCAAGCAGTCTTGTCTATCACCAAGTTGAACCAATAGAAGAAAAGAGTGAGGAAACACCATGA